The following proteins are encoded in a genomic region of Tuberibacillus sp. Marseille-P3662:
- a CDS encoding (Fe-S)-binding protein, whose amino-acid sequence MNTLLLLNWLLFLGITGYGIYLFTHVVKTRYEFIKLGQKAEWDQTVKERLKNIGIYVFGQKKLLKDKKSGSIHVMMFYGFLLVQFGAIDLIWKGLDPGGHLPFGPIYPGFVFFQELVTLMILVAVVWAFYRRYVEKLVRLKRGFKAGLVLLFIAVLMFSVLFSNGMEMIVSGLEYTWTAPMASCVAFVFQWLPVSVAQGLFYAFWWVHLLTLLSFMIYVPQSKHAHLIFGPANVYLGRTHEVGRLKSIDFEDESQETFGVNHITEFQESQLIDLYACVECGRCTNVCPATGTGKMLSPMDLIVRLRDHLTEYGASVTSRSPWMPAYAFGHTKGNQLAAGGSGNNSNDEVAASVEAPPEGIIGNVITEEEIWACTTCRNCEDQCPVMNEHVDKIIDLRRYLVLTEGKMDQDTQRAMTNIERQGNPWGLSKKEREDWRDGRDDIEVKTVKEMKKNEESFDYLFWVGSMDSYDNRSQKIAQSFAKVMNEAGIRFAILGNKEKNSGDTPRRMGNEFLFQELAEQNIQTFEKNGVKKIVTTDPHAYNTFKNEYPEFGMEGIDVYHHTELIAEWIKDGLIKPKYSVNERITYHDSCYLGRYNEVYDPPRDILKAIPGVELVEMERNRETGMCCGAGGGLMWTEEDTGSRINVARTEQAIDVNPTVISSACPYCLTMMSDGTKAKEKDEEISTYDVAELVDRSLSSPEKAAV is encoded by the coding sequence ATGAACACCTTATTGTTGTTAAATTGGTTGCTGTTCCTAGGAATAACGGGTTATGGAATTTACTTATTTACCCATGTTGTGAAAACACGTTATGAATTCATTAAACTGGGGCAAAAAGCTGAATGGGATCAAACGGTTAAAGAGCGGTTGAAAAACATAGGTATTTACGTTTTCGGCCAAAAGAAATTACTTAAGGATAAGAAAAGCGGCAGTATTCATGTCATGATGTTCTATGGATTCTTATTAGTCCAATTTGGGGCTATAGACTTGATTTGGAAAGGATTAGATCCAGGCGGTCATTTGCCGTTTGGTCCAATTTATCCAGGTTTTGTCTTTTTTCAAGAACTTGTGACGTTGATGATTCTCGTTGCGGTTGTTTGGGCATTTTATCGCCGCTATGTGGAAAAATTAGTGAGGTTGAAGCGGGGATTTAAAGCCGGTCTTGTATTACTATTTATTGCGGTTCTCATGTTTTCCGTGCTATTTTCCAATGGTATGGAGATGATCGTTTCAGGCCTTGAATATACTTGGACAGCACCAATGGCGTCTTGCGTTGCGTTTGTATTCCAATGGTTGCCGGTGTCGGTGGCACAGGGGCTCTTCTACGCTTTCTGGTGGGTTCACTTACTGACACTATTATCATTTATGATCTACGTCCCGCAATCAAAGCATGCGCACTTGATTTTCGGCCCGGCCAATGTCTATTTAGGCCGCACCCATGAAGTTGGGCGCCTTAAGTCGATTGATTTTGAGGATGAATCGCAGGAGACTTTTGGTGTCAACCACATTACGGAATTTCAGGAAAGTCAGTTGATCGACCTTTATGCTTGTGTGGAATGTGGCCGTTGTACCAACGTTTGTCCGGCAACTGGAACTGGTAAAATGTTGTCACCGATGGATTTGATTGTTCGATTGCGTGATCATCTGACGGAATACGGGGCTTCAGTAACGTCACGATCTCCCTGGATGCCTGCCTATGCTTTTGGTCATACCAAAGGTAATCAGTTGGCCGCAGGTGGAAGCGGTAACAATTCGAATGATGAGGTCGCTGCATCCGTTGAGGCACCGCCGGAGGGGATTATTGGCAATGTGATCACTGAGGAAGAGATCTGGGCGTGTACAACATGCCGAAATTGTGAGGATCAATGTCCGGTGATGAACGAGCACGTGGATAAAATTATTGATTTGCGTCGTTATCTTGTCTTAACCGAAGGAAAAATGGATCAAGATACTCAGCGCGCGATGACGAATATCGAACGTCAAGGCAATCCTTGGGGACTGAGTAAAAAGGAACGCGAAGACTGGCGCGACGGCCGTGACGACATTGAAGTCAAGACGGTTAAAGAAATGAAAAAGAATGAGGAATCATTTGATTATCTTTTCTGGGTCGGTTCGATGGATTCTTACGATAATCGCAGCCAAAAAATTGCTCAGTCGTTTGCGAAGGTCATGAATGAAGCGGGGATCCGTTTCGCTATTTTGGGTAACAAAGAGAAAAATTCGGGGGATACGCCAAGACGGATGGGCAATGAATTTTTATTTCAAGAGCTTGCGGAGCAAAACATCCAGACGTTTGAGAAAAACGGCGTCAAGAAGATTGTCACCACAGACCCGCATGCTTATAACACATTTAAAAATGAATACCCTGAATTTGGTATGGAAGGCATTGACGTTTACCATCATACGGAATTGATTGCTGAATGGATCAAAGACGGTTTGATCAAGCCGAAATATTCCGTTAATGAACGGATTACGTATCATGATTCTTGTTATCTAGGACGTTATAATGAAGTTTACGATCCGCCGCGTGACATTTTAAAGGCGATTCCGGGTGTCGAACTCGTGGAGATGGAACGAAATCGAGAAACAGGCATGTGCTGCGGGGCCGGCGGCGGCCTTATGTGGACCGAAGAAGATACTGGCAGCCGCATTAACGTAGCACGCACGGAGCAGGCAATTGACGTCAATCCAACAGTGATCAGCAGCGCTTGTCCTTATTGCTTAACGATGATGAGTGATGGAACGAAAGCAAAAGAAAAAGACGAGGAAATTAGCACATATGACGTGGCTGAGCTTGTTGACCGTTCTCTTAGTTCCCCTGAGAAGGCAGCCGTTTAA
- the cls gene encoding cardiolipin synthase translates to MILTIILAILLIIILTLFGIMLDLYLGFKTHQHTRPFFKPPSRHSNIDLFMDGRRFFDTFKEDISQSQDYVHIEFFIFREDSLGQEMIQLMKRKAQEGVRVRLLLDKLGSFAFSKRTQKELTAAGIEIAFTAKAKFPYFFYHLNCRNHCKIAILDGKTGYYGGFNVGDEYLGKAPKFGDWRDYHLKLSGEGIIDLYDQFTRDWEGATNEKLNSKRPDILEKTGQSEMRLVSTYGKDLEDEFIDHLSRAQETIFIGSPYFIPSQRLLNLLLEKLKQGVQITILLPLKKDHPCVKPASYKYLTPLVNKGARIFHFYQGFYHAKVFIVDKVNCYLGTSNFDKRSLFWNVEINGFIYDKNLIKKIDLMTKKDLAQSVEVTQENLEQRTWIQKLKTQASALLSPFL, encoded by the coding sequence TTGATTCTCACCATCATTTTAGCGATTCTGTTAATCATTATATTAACTTTATTCGGTATCATGCTTGATTTGTATCTCGGGTTTAAAACCCATCAACATACAAGACCTTTTTTCAAGCCACCCAGCCGCCATAGTAATATTGATTTATTTATGGATGGAAGGCGTTTTTTTGATACGTTTAAAGAAGATATCAGCCAATCGCAGGACTACGTTCATATTGAATTTTTCATTTTTCGAGAGGATTCATTAGGTCAAGAGATGATCCAGTTAATGAAAAGAAAAGCTCAGGAAGGGGTTAGAGTCCGGTTACTTTTGGATAAGCTGGGGAGCTTTGCCTTCTCTAAAAGAACCCAAAAGGAATTAACCGCTGCCGGTATTGAGATTGCGTTTACCGCAAAAGCAAAATTCCCTTACTTTTTTTATCACTTAAATTGCCGTAACCATTGTAAAATCGCAATTCTAGACGGTAAAACTGGTTATTACGGCGGATTTAACGTGGGTGATGAGTATTTGGGAAAAGCACCTAAGTTTGGAGACTGGCGGGATTATCATTTGAAGTTATCCGGTGAAGGGATCATTGATTTATACGACCAATTCACGCGTGATTGGGAAGGCGCGACGAATGAAAAACTGAACTCCAAAAGGCCGGATATATTGGAGAAAACCGGTCAATCGGAAATGCGTTTGGTATCGACGTATGGCAAGGATCTGGAGGATGAATTTATTGACCATTTAAGCCGGGCACAGGAAACGATTTTCATCGGCTCACCTTATTTCATCCCAAGCCAAAGACTCCTCAACCTATTGCTAGAGAAATTAAAACAAGGCGTCCAGATAACAATCCTGCTACCGCTTAAGAAGGATCATCCATGCGTCAAACCTGCTTCTTATAAGTATCTCACACCGCTCGTGAACAAAGGAGCACGCATCTTTCACTTTTATCAAGGCTTTTACCACGCCAAAGTATTCATTGTTGACAAGGTAAACTGCTATCTAGGCACCTCTAATTTTGATAAGCGGAGTCTATTTTGGAATGTAGAGATCAACGGCTTCATTTATGATAAGAATCTAATCAAAAAAATTGACTTAATGACCAAAAAGGATTTGGCCCAATCTGTCGAAGTAACACAAGAAAATCTCGAACAACGCACGTGGATACAAAAGCTTAAAACACAAGCATCCGCGCTGTTGTCCCCTTTTTTATAG
- a CDS encoding acetyl-CoA C-acetyltransferase, which yields MTKTVIVGAKRSPFGKLGGALSSKSAVQLGGQVIQAALEQSQVSAQTIDEVIMGMVLQGGQGQIPSRQAARSAGLPWEIKTETINKVCASGLRSVSLGDQIIRAGDAGTIVAGGMESMSQAPYVLPKARWGYRMGDASVIDLMVHDGLTCAFNQVHMGIYGSGTAEKYAITREEQDSWAYRSQQKAAEAIDAGRLTEEITPVEVPQRKGEPIIVDTDEAVRRNTTLEQLSALKPAFSHDGTITAGNAPGVNDGAGALVLMEGDAAREQGKDVLATIVGHAEVAVDAEDFPETPGLVINDLLTKTGHSLDDIDLFEINEAFASVALASKEIANLDSEKINVNGGAVAIGHPIGASGARILMTLVYELKRRGGGLGIAAICSGGGQGDAILVEV from the coding sequence ATGACAAAGACAGTGATCGTTGGTGCTAAACGATCGCCTTTTGGAAAATTAGGCGGAGCGTTGAGTTCAAAGTCCGCCGTCCAATTGGGCGGACAGGTGATTCAAGCAGCTTTAGAGCAATCACAGGTATCAGCACAGACAATAGATGAAGTTATTATGGGGATGGTCCTTCAAGGTGGGCAAGGGCAAATCCCTTCAAGGCAGGCTGCGCGCAGCGCGGGTCTTCCATGGGAGATTAAAACGGAGACCATTAATAAAGTTTGTGCATCGGGACTTCGCAGTGTTTCTCTAGGTGATCAAATTATTCGCGCCGGTGATGCGGGGACAATTGTCGCGGGCGGCATGGAATCTATGAGTCAAGCGCCTTATGTTCTGCCGAAAGCGCGCTGGGGATACCGTATGGGGGATGCATCGGTTATTGATCTTATGGTCCACGACGGATTGACGTGTGCTTTTAATCAGGTTCACATGGGGATTTACGGAAGCGGCACAGCCGAGAAATACGCCATCACCCGCGAGGAACAAGATAGTTGGGCCTATCGCAGTCAGCAAAAGGCAGCGGAAGCGATTGATGCGGGACGCCTCACTGAAGAAATCACTCCGGTTGAAGTCCCGCAGCGTAAAGGTGAGCCTATAATTGTCGATACGGATGAGGCCGTCCGCCGAAATACCACTTTAGAACAACTCTCTGCACTGAAACCGGCGTTTAGCCACGACGGCACCATTACGGCAGGCAATGCTCCCGGTGTTAACGATGGCGCTGGCGCCCTTGTGCTTATGGAAGGAGACGCGGCTCGCGAACAAGGTAAAGACGTCCTTGCCACAATTGTGGGTCATGCTGAGGTTGCGGTGGATGCCGAAGATTTCCCGGAAACACCTGGTCTTGTTATTAATGATTTGCTTACGAAAACAGGTCACAGCCTGGATGATATTGATCTATTTGAAATTAATGAAGCATTTGCTTCCGTCGCTCTAGCCAGCAAGGAAATTGCAAATCTCGATTCTGAAAAAATCAATGTGAATGGTGGCGCGGTAGCTATAGGTCACCCCATCGGCGCCAGTGGGGCGAGAATTTTAATGACACTGGTTTATGAATTGAAACGCCGCGGAGGTGGTCTAGGCATAGCCGCAATTTGTTCAGGCGGCGGGCAAGGAGACGCTATTTTAGTCGAGGTTTAA
- a CDS encoding DHA2 family efflux MFS transporter permease subunit, which translates to MSEEVENQQNVKKGPIMVIMLSGAFIAILNETLLNTALPIIKDTYGIEYNTVQWLTTAFLLTNGVMIPISAFLIEKFSTRKLFLTAMSVFAIGTLVAAVSNTFPVLLTARVIQAAGSGIMLPLMMNVFLAIFPSDKRGAAMGSAGMVIAFAPAIGPTLSGWLIEHYSWRLLFYVVLPIAIIDIIAASFALKNVTKLTNPKIDILSIILSSIGFGGLLYGFSKAGKSGWGETEVLVTLIVGAIVLAVFIWRQLKMKHPMLEFRVLKYNTFTLAMVITMIVMMALLGAETLLPMYMQNMRGFTALESGLMLLPGAIVMGLMSPITGVLFDKIGAKILATSGLAIVAVMTFFFTDLTPSTSFTFLIIVYAIRMFGLALAMMPVMTAGLNQLPEKMHPHGTAVVNTMQQVAGSIGTAVLITFMTNSAESRREELTIPKGTSPAEAKEMMANTMIHGMNVAFMIAAGLAAAGVILAFFIKTPKKTGDGETITSEGNA; encoded by the coding sequence ATGAGTGAAGAAGTAGAGAATCAACAAAACGTTAAAAAGGGCCCGATTATGGTTATTATGCTTTCGGGTGCATTTATCGCTATTTTGAATGAAACATTGCTAAACACGGCATTACCGATCATTAAAGATACTTATGGTATCGAATATAATACTGTTCAGTGGCTGACAACAGCCTTTCTACTCACCAACGGTGTCATGATTCCGATATCGGCGTTTTTAATTGAGAAATTTTCGACGAGGAAATTATTTCTCACGGCTATGAGTGTATTTGCAATTGGAACCTTGGTCGCAGCTGTATCGAATACATTTCCAGTGCTTTTAACTGCTAGGGTTATTCAAGCTGCTGGTTCAGGCATTATGCTGCCATTAATGATGAATGTGTTCTTAGCGATATTCCCCTCTGATAAACGTGGGGCAGCCATGGGTTCCGCCGGTATGGTCATCGCCTTTGCTCCAGCAATTGGTCCGACATTATCCGGCTGGCTTATTGAACATTATTCATGGCGACTCTTATTCTACGTCGTCCTTCCGATTGCAATTATTGATATCATCGCTGCCAGCTTTGCATTGAAGAACGTCACGAAATTAACGAATCCTAAAATCGATATTCTCTCCATTATCTTATCATCTATTGGTTTCGGCGGACTCCTATATGGATTCAGTAAAGCCGGGAAATCAGGATGGGGTGAAACAGAGGTTCTCGTCACTTTAATTGTTGGTGCCATTGTTCTTGCTGTATTCATCTGGAGACAATTAAAAATGAAACATCCAATGTTAGAATTTAGGGTCCTTAAATATAATACATTTACACTAGCCATGGTCATTACCATGATTGTGATGATGGCGCTTCTCGGCGCTGAAACACTATTACCTATGTACATGCAGAACATGCGCGGTTTTACAGCCCTTGAATCCGGCTTAATGCTGCTTCCAGGAGCCATTGTCATGGGACTCATGTCGCCTATTACAGGTGTCTTATTTGATAAAATTGGGGCCAAGATACTGGCAACATCAGGTTTAGCGATTGTCGCTGTGATGACATTCTTCTTTACCGATCTGACACCATCAACATCGTTCACATTTTTAATTATTGTCTATGCTATCCGGATGTTTGGACTAGCATTGGCGATGATGCCGGTTATGACGGCAGGCTTGAATCAACTTCCCGAAAAAATGCATCCGCACGGAACAGCCGTCGTCAATACCATGCAGCAAGTGGCGGGTTCCATCGGAACTGCTGTATTAATCACATTTATGACCAACAGTGCTGAAAGCAGACGGGAAGAACTAACCATTCCTAAAGGAACATCGCCAGCTGAGGCCAAAGAAATGATGGCCAACACCATGATCCATGGCATGAACGTCGCCTTTATGATCGCGGCTGGACTTGCCGCAGCCGGTGTCATACTCGCTTTCTTTATCAAAACACCGAAGAAAACCGGCGATGGTGAAACAATTACAAGTGAGGGTAACGCATAA
- a CDS encoding Na+/H+ antiporter NhaC family protein: MTDQSMDEAVGEKEVGQLKFRGGTFMAALPLAFFVVWAIVLSVQGLITEQALVLGIVIGLGIGLLFCKSKWADYAQSLFSGMAQPVGVVAVIAWFWAGMFAKMLQTGGLVDGLIWFGFITNMSGGLFVGLTFVLAALFATAVGTGYGTVSAFGILMYPAGIALGADPVLMLAAILSGAVFGDNLAPVSDTTIVSATTQETDVPGVVRSRFKYSIIAAVPSLILFVIFGGGGSAENLAAVAQLKSQVSPNGLLLLIPFILVIFLALKGHHLLTSLTWGIIVSFFFILFAGVPLKEVLYIHMNNSGSPVVEGALIEGITGYFNMALLILFILAAAYLLEAAGTMEAIKAFFMKMINNVVRRAELTIFGIVAFLNVFITINTASEIAAAPFVRRLGKEYNIHPYRRANFLDTISSSLGYIFPWSAGVLLAWSTIKTAAQDFDFITVVNPSQVFPFVFQGWGLMIVMLIAALTGWGLRFQGKNGEAVKRKDLPNEGKELS; encoded by the coding sequence ATGACGGATCAATCGATGGATGAAGCGGTAGGAGAGAAAGAAGTAGGTCAGCTTAAGTTTCGTGGCGGGACGTTTATGGCCGCTTTACCGCTGGCCTTTTTTGTGGTTTGGGCAATTGTTCTGAGTGTTCAAGGCCTTATTACGGAACAGGCGCTGGTACTAGGTATTGTCATCGGTCTTGGTATTGGACTGCTTTTTTGCAAATCAAAATGGGCGGATTATGCTCAGAGCTTGTTTTCAGGCATGGCTCAACCCGTTGGTGTGGTCGCGGTTATTGCTTGGTTTTGGGCAGGGATGTTTGCTAAGATGCTACAAACCGGAGGGCTTGTGGACGGACTGATTTGGTTTGGCTTTATTACTAACATGTCAGGTGGATTGTTTGTCGGTTTGACCTTTGTTTTGGCTGCCCTCTTTGCAACAGCTGTTGGAACTGGTTATGGGACGGTCTCTGCATTTGGTATATTGATGTATCCTGCTGGTATCGCCCTTGGAGCTGACCCTGTCTTAATGTTAGCAGCGATCCTAAGTGGAGCGGTGTTTGGTGATAACCTGGCACCCGTATCCGATACGACAATTGTGTCAGCAACCACCCAAGAAACGGATGTGCCTGGTGTCGTTCGGTCACGGTTTAAATACTCAATCATAGCTGCAGTGCCGTCATTGATTTTATTTGTTATTTTCGGCGGTGGCGGTTCAGCAGAAAACTTAGCGGCGGTTGCACAATTGAAAAGTCAAGTGTCTCCGAACGGTTTATTGCTTTTAATTCCATTTATTCTTGTCATATTTCTAGCGCTAAAAGGTCATCATTTATTAACATCATTGACATGGGGAATCATCGTCTCCTTTTTCTTTATCCTGTTCGCAGGTGTTCCTTTGAAAGAGGTTTTATATATTCACATGAATAACAGTGGTTCACCAGTTGTTGAAGGTGCTTTGATTGAAGGAATTACAGGCTACTTTAATATGGCGCTCTTAATTTTATTTATATTAGCGGCGGCTTACTTACTAGAAGCAGCGGGTACAATGGAGGCTATCAAAGCCTTCTTTATGAAAATGATTAATAATGTTGTTCGCCGGGCAGAACTGACTATTTTTGGTATTGTGGCATTCTTGAATGTGTTTATAACGATTAATACCGCATCAGAAATCGCGGCCGCACCTTTTGTTCGCCGGTTGGGCAAAGAATATAATATCCATCCGTACCGACGAGCTAATTTTCTTGATACCATTTCATCCTCACTTGGTTATATTTTTCCGTGGAGTGCTGGGGTGTTACTTGCTTGGAGTACGATAAAAACAGCAGCTCAGGATTTTGATTTCATCACCGTTGTTAATCCGTCTCAAGTATTCCCGTTTGTCTTTCAGGGCTGGGGGCTCATGATCGTCATGCTGATTGCGGCGTTGACAGGATGGGGACTTCGTTTCCAAGGCAAGAATGGTGAAGCGGTCAAACGTAAGGACTTACCCAATGAAGGCAAGGAACTATCATGA
- a CDS encoding TetR/AcrR family transcriptional regulator, whose translation MQTAIKRFSEQGYFKTSVQEIADDCHISKGALYKYFDSKESLLIQAFEYNHNKIFENAMAIEFDTSETPKSVLVKKLAVEIDGMIENKDFMTMLFRTFPPGESEKLKPVMERIKYSMADWHKDCLLEAYGESVQPHIWDLVVILQGILKEYLFLLMNERKPISIESLIHFLIERMDAIVLDMTHSQPLLTRKMMSDYEQFNDQDDSRSRISSLTELITQLKTTIQSISCREDEREELTATTTLLEKEMNDDEPRRFLIQALLNYLNQWEPLQQWVKRIRMSNELEEDRTHE comes from the coding sequence ATGCAAACTGCCATTAAGCGATTTTCAGAACAAGGCTATTTTAAGACATCAGTTCAAGAAATCGCTGATGATTGCCATATTTCTAAAGGAGCCCTTTATAAATATTTTGATTCAAAGGAATCCTTACTCATTCAAGCATTTGAGTATAACCACAATAAGATATTTGAAAATGCGATGGCGATCGAATTTGATACTTCTGAAACACCCAAATCGGTATTAGTTAAAAAATTAGCCGTTGAAATAGATGGCATGATCGAAAATAAAGATTTTATGACAATGCTTTTTAGAACGTTCCCTCCAGGGGAAAGTGAAAAGCTAAAACCCGTGATGGAACGCATTAAGTATTCGATGGCGGATTGGCATAAAGATTGCTTACTAGAAGCTTATGGCGAGTCCGTTCAACCTCATATTTGGGATCTCGTCGTCATTTTGCAAGGCATTTTAAAAGAATACTTGTTTCTCTTGATGAACGAGCGAAAGCCGATCTCGATTGAATCATTAATCCATTTTCTTATTGAACGCATGGATGCGATTGTTTTGGATATGACCCACTCTCAACCTTTGTTAACACGAAAAATGATGAGCGATTACGAGCAATTTAATGACCAAGACGATTCAAGATCTCGTATCAGCTCATTAACAGAGCTTATTACGCAATTAAAAACCACCATTCAGTCTATATCATGTCGTGAAGATGAGCGTGAAGAACTGACCGCAACGACAACATTATTAGAAAAAGAAATGAATGATGATGAGCCAAGACGATTTCTCATCCAAGCATTGCTCAACTATTTAAATCAGTGGGAACCCTTGCAGCAATGGGTCAAACGCATAAGAATGAGTAACGAACTAGAGGAGGATAGAACCCATGAGTGA
- a CDS encoding methyl-accepting chemotaxis protein, with amino-acid sequence MLKFLQKFKKFRWKDLKIGQKYASAFVITILLFAVSSAIISVFLANIQGSVSALERRGQRAIDVTSMGSLIRSKDAHISDYLKRPSASLTEDFEAERKTFNKLEARVKPKMDTKKQRQLFKKITANDKKINTLFLEKIAPAVDDGELVKASSFRMDANEIRRNTVDLLEELRTIVNQQRDQAVNQVTGNVTGTYIALFSSIIISLIFGIAVLIFVNRLVKRTLNKAIGTSKDIAAGNLATEQIDVQGKDELGELSIAINQMLTSLRDIVNRINQASTDVSGNSEELAQSASEVSSGSNQIATTMQELSSGTQEQSATTQDMVKNMNDFMEKIESEHENSQFMQSYSDEVLEMTEKGSSLMNDSEKQMQVIYQLVKASVDQLTGFNERTNDISKLVQVIQKISEQTNLLALNASIEAARAGEHGRGFAVVASEIQKLSEEVSNSVKDITSIVTDLQKEASEMTESLKDGYQQVEKGSEQIEETGSAFSTIHNNLNKMAERIQSMTTNLSAAATNGQDINDSVDSIAAISEQTSAGIEQTSASVQQTNSTMEEIKSSADALSKLAEDLNNTVQNFKL; translated from the coding sequence ATGCTTAAATTCTTGCAGAAATTTAAAAAGTTCCGTTGGAAGGATTTAAAGATCGGACAAAAATACGCATCCGCTTTTGTGATAACTATTTTGTTATTCGCTGTCTCAAGCGCCATCATCTCTGTGTTTCTTGCTAATATTCAAGGAAGTGTCTCCGCATTAGAGCGGCGCGGGCAAAGAGCCATTGATGTCACGTCCATGGGGTCGCTCATCCGGTCAAAGGACGCTCATATTTCTGATTATTTAAAACGTCCGAGTGCATCACTAACTGAAGATTTTGAAGCCGAACGCAAAACCTTTAACAAACTGGAAGCACGCGTGAAGCCGAAAATGGATACGAAGAAACAACGTCAATTATTTAAGAAAATTACAGCCAATGACAAAAAAATAAACACGCTTTTTCTTGAAAAAATAGCTCCCGCTGTTGACGACGGTGAGCTGGTCAAGGCCTCATCATTCCGTATGGATGCCAATGAAATACGCCGGAATACGGTTGACTTACTGGAAGAGCTTCGAACGATCGTTAACCAACAGCGGGATCAAGCTGTTAACCAAGTCACAGGAAATGTCACAGGTACATATATTGCCCTATTTAGTTCGATCATCATTTCACTTATTTTCGGTATTGCCGTCCTCATTTTCGTGAATCGTCTAGTTAAAAGGACACTAAATAAAGCTATTGGCACATCTAAAGATATCGCCGCAGGTAACCTTGCGACGGAACAAATTGATGTCCAGGGCAAAGATGAGTTGGGTGAATTATCAATAGCGATTAATCAAATGCTGACAAGCCTAAGGGACATCGTGAATCGCATCAATCAGGCATCGACTGATGTGAGTGGTAACAGTGAAGAACTAGCACAATCTGCCAGCGAAGTCAGTTCGGGCAGCAACCAAATTGCGACCACCATGCAAGAATTATCATCAGGCACTCAAGAGCAGTCGGCCACCACCCAAGACATGGTCAAAAATATGAATGATTTCATGGAAAAAATCGAAAGTGAACATGAAAATAGCCAATTCATGCAGTCTTATTCTGATGAAGTTTTAGAAATGACAGAAAAGGGGTCTTCCTTAATGAATGACTCCGAAAAACAAATGCAAGTGATTTATCAATTGGTTAAGGCGTCCGTCGATCAGTTAACTGGCTTTAATGAACGAACCAATGATATTTCCAAACTTGTTCAAGTGATCCAGAAGATCTCTGAACAAACCAACTTGCTTGCGCTTAATGCTTCAATTGAAGCCGCAAGAGCTGGTGAACACGGTCGCGGCTTTGCAGTTGTCGCTAGTGAAATCCAAAAATTATCGGAGGAAGTCTCTAATTCCGTTAAAGACATCACAAGTATCGTTACCGATTTACAAAAAGAAGCCTCTGAGATGACTGAGTCCTTAAAGGACGGCTACCAACAGGTCGAAAAAGGTTCGGAACAAATTGAGGAAACGGGCAGCGCCTTTAGTACGATTCACAATAATCTCAATAAAATGGCTGAGCGCATCCAATCCATGACCACCAATCTTTCGGCAGCAGCGACAAACGGTCAAGATATTAATGACTCTGTCGACAGCATTGCCGCCATTTCTGAACAAACATCCGCAGGCATTGAACAAACTTCAGCATCGGTTCAACAAACCAACAGCACGATGGAAGAAATCAAATCAAGCGCCGACGCTTTGTCCAAACTAGCGGAAGATTTAAACAACACCGTTCAAAACTTTAAACTCTAG